The window GCTGATGACATATTTAATTcaagtatttattaaaataaacattttgtcGATTTTCCACTTGCcccaaaatatatttagaaccattttcaaaacaatgataacgaacaaaatttatttaaaattatagattaaatAGACTTATTGactatttaaaactaaatacacACCTACTTGCTCGAATTCtcaaattcaagttaaattactcACTAGATTAAATAGAttaattttcatgtaattaCTCAAGATTGAAAGACTTAAACGGTAAAATCGTTCTTTTCGGtccattcaaaatttacaaaagtgtaaaaaaatctctaaaaataaaaaaatatattttaaattcatacaaacaaaaattagtaaattaactcaaaattttcttctaattcatttagtaataaattgaaattaaatcattaatcacattttttatatattttttcaaggTACTTATTAGCAACAAATGTAATAGCAAGTTCGTATGGATTGTTATCGTTGATGCTTACATTAAGCAACAAGAATAGAAGCAATAATGTGTTAACTTTACTGATCATCGTTCTCGACACCGTGACGGTGGCACTGCTCTCCTCCGGCACGGGAGCCGCCTTGGCCATTGGAGTTATGGGGTATGAGGGAAACTCGCACGTGGGGTGGAACAAAGTGTGTGATACATTTGGTAGATTTTGCAAGCAAGTGGCCGCTTCGGCCCTTCTCTCCCTTGCCGGAGCCATCGTTTTTCTGTTGCTCCTTATATTGGCTCTTGTGGGCCTACTCAAGAGGCTCAAATAAATGGGCTTTCGGCCCACTTTCTACAACAAAacgagagaaaaaagaagaagagggttATTGTATCCGTGTGcgtatatattgtttaaaataaagatttgaatttaggataatacaaatttctaagtttgttattattttattattaaattttagataattataatcagagcaataattaaaaattaagtatataacaatatttttaaaaaaattacaaatataattattgttgataGGCTCGTAGATTAATATTTGCAATAGTGATGGGTTTTTATAGTTGATAgacttaataatattttatatatttataaattttaaaaaatgatgttatatattatattatatatttatttatatttgttatgttACTAAAAAATAGCTTGGGCTCCAACAAGAGGAAAAtcttaaaatagtaaattgagtgattttttaaaataacaaaatattaaaattattgatcaattatagtaaaatttattaattttttatagtcgatttgaaatgttttctattttttttaaagataaatgtttttttactattcctaataatttctctaaatttttatccataaataaatcttttataactttcaaataaattaacgtgtttattatttatctaatatttatattagtggCATTTTGATTCCCATTCGTTATGTTTATGAATCTTAtatgatataatgaaaatattgattcatCACTTATATAGgtgtcaaatttataaaaatgcgAAGAAAATACGAAACAAAgttgaacaaaaatttaataccataataaaaataatgatagagcaaataaaaataaatattacctAACCATTATGCATCTCCTCTCtatgaaaaatttcaaaatttgtcttttataaaatcattttcataacATGCGATAATATTTGCGAGCGCACAAAAGATGGATGATGCAACTCATGCAAGTTTTCTCAATGATCAAGGTTGCTTTAGAAAATACTTAAACGTACTTCTAATCATCagctcttttttttctttttttctttttgtgcattaatttgtttccatttttaaaatattttttacggTAGCggtggaaaaagaaaaagaaaagacagagAGTACGTCGGGGGGAAATGATAACAGAAAAATTACAATCGCAAGAAAGATTACAAAGAGAATTAGCGATTCCAAAGTGTAAAATcggtagttttttttttggaatattttcaatcattttcttcttccatttctgaaTTTGAtcgatctctctctctctcccacGCACATTGTTCTATCCTTCTTATTGCTTCATAAAAAGCTTCATCAATGGCGgattaaagaaacaaaccaACAACAGAAGATCAGCAAGCTTCTGTTTGTACTAATGGAAGCCTGTTCCGACTCTGTGATTCCACTTTTCCCCCTCATTTTGCCGGTACATCACTTTGAAGCCACTGAAAAGGAGGCTTCGGCCTCAAGGAAGCGTTGCAGAGCTCTGGAAGCCAACGGCGGAGtacagaagaaagagaaggagaaaaggAAGGAGATGAGTGAGAGTTTCGATGTTCTTCGATCTCTCGTTCCGAATCTCTCTCCTAAGGTTAGTGGATGGTGGATTTGATTCTTGCATGCTTTAGTATAGAATCTGGATATACCTGTTGTAGGTACATTTTGTATTcgtagttttaattaattctgtTTTGATGCTGAAATAATCAGGCTACGAGAGAGACTATTGTTTCTGGAGCGATTCAGTTCATCGAGTTTCTTCAGAAGCAGTTGATGAGGCtggaaatggagaagaaatCATCGGAATCGGTGGCGCTGCTTCCGAATACCAATTCGGATTCATCAGGCGGCATTAATGGCGACGGCGTCATTGTCTCAATCTCCGGCAACATTGTGTTGTTTGGGGTTATTATTGCTTCTGTTCAACGAGGTATTGTGACACAGATTTTACTGGTGTTTGAAAGACACAAGGCTGAAGTTCTTGCAGCGAATGTTGTAGTCAGCCATGgaaatttaactttaacaGTCACAGCTTCTGTACACGGTTACGTAGAGAATACCATAGAGCAGATTAGAAATGATATCCTAGGCTTAAAGAAGTAATAACTTCCATTATATTCACGAGATTCTTCCCTCTTTATTTACTATGATAGGGATGTTTAACACTTTTACAGAACTAGAAACTGAACGAATACAATACAttggtaatatatattttgtctttTGCTTCAAATTCAtgttattattgaatatttgttaaaagatCAAGTTGGCTTCACcttttgattctaaatataaTTCTTATTTGCAAGATAAAaacatctctctctctctctctctgctgtttctgtttttagtacaacaattgGTAGATGATCACGAATGAAccatcaacttttaatttaggatGATAATTGGTATCTTTTCTAATGAACTAACTCAATCAGATTATCTTCTCTACGTGGGTTATTTTGGTGAAATAGTTATATTAATGAGTTTATGTGAATGCACCTTTTGCTTTTGATCAAGTATCACTCCCTCCCTCTCTATGTtgcataaatatataaagtataCATAACTAATATAGATTGTGCACATATATGCGAGGAGACAAAGGTATCACTCTCCCTCCCTCTCTATCTTGATTACATATATTTACTTGTTAGCTATTGATGCTATTAAACCGTGTATAAGCAACTTGAATATAGCTCAATAGATTGAAATGTTAATATCTCTTTCTCAAGGTACTTTGTAttgaattgttttatatttagaaaaaaaatacatgagGAGAAGTCTACACTAATCTTGAAATGTCATACTTTGTAttgaattgttttatatttttagaaaaaaatacatgagGAGAAGTCTacactaattttgaaatgtcaTCTCATCTTCCAATTGGGAATGAGAAATCTTTTAACAAAGTTGTCAATATTTTGGTTGGATGAAAACCAAATTATATGGATTTGGTAATAAATTGTTGCAAATGGTTAGACATATAACCACACGAGGAAGCAGTATCTAATGTTAAGAATCAGCACAATCAACAGGAGCAAAGGAAATAACTTGAGCTTCAAGGTCATACCCAACATGGTAGTTTTGCAGCTGAAAGTTCCCTAATATCGAAACTGGAGATCCAGAACGTAGAAGGGCAAGGCAGAAAATTCCATCATCCTCTATCTTCACAAAGGTACTTTCTACATTTAGAATTAAATCTGCACCATCAAAATGAACTGTGACATCTGGAAATGACTCTAAATCATTTGCATTTTGTAATTCAAAGCACAACTCAAATCTTTCTTTAGGGTCATCTTTTCTCTGTGGAAAATCTTTTAGTGTAAGGAATTTAGCTAGCAAACTATCAAATGCATCTGTTTCAAGACTTGAGTATGTTATTCCTGTATCTATGATCCACCCGTCTCTGACCTCATATACATCAAAAACTCCATCGAAGTGTGGCTCATCATTCCCAATGCTGATTCCAAGAACCTTCACATAATAAGCATCTGAATTGGGATATAACAAAGGTGTTTGACCCCCTGAAGTTACAGGTAATGATCCAAAATACATTTTACTTGTTGATCCTAAATTATTGAAAGGAACCAAGCAGTAGGAGAACTTTTTTATACCCAATTGAGAAATTAATGACAAAGGTGTTTGGTTCAGGCCCACATTCCCTGTATAACTTTGTTCATCTCCTGTTAAAGGAGCTTCTGAACAGCCAAAGTTCAAAAAGCCAACATCCACAAGCATCCCATCAGAGGtatcaaaaccaaaactatCAGATGAAAGAATTCCACTTGTTGCTTTATTATCTCCATACACTAATCTATATTTGCACCATTTGTCAGATGAATTGCAGGTCTGGAAGCCAGTTAAGGAATTGCAAAAGTTAGAGCCACATGGTTCCATCTCATAGGTGAAGGATTTGGACGAGAGAAACTTGGTGGTGAGGCCTCTTTTTTCTGGTTCACATTGGCTATTGCAGTTTGAGCATTGCACCCAAATAAGACCATTTGATGTGTCTAAAAATCCCATCACTTGACTTGAAGGATTTCCAATGTTGAAACTCATAAGGTACTCACCACCTTCGTTAACTAATGTTGGTGATAGTGACACATCATTGTCCAATGCATTCTCTGATAACTTGTTGATGTAATACAGATAATTCAGTCGCGACCTAGAACGATGAACGGTTGCCTCTATCCTTGCAGTGTCTGTCATGGTGTGATTGTAAAATGGTGATAAAGGTGAATCATGGTGAATCAAACGTGCAGTGAAGCCAACTTCATTTGATACCATATGCATTCCCTTTGATTCAAAGATggtaaacaaaagaaagagaatcgTATTTCCAAGACAATGGTTAGGACTCATTTCATTAACTTAAACACAAAACATTACATTAAGTTTACGCTTTATATCAAGAACAATTTTACATTTCACTTCCATTGATTTGGGGATGGGTAGATGGTTTGTTAGGTCACACAAATTGGAATCTCTGAGTTTGTGCAGTTGTAAAAAACTCAGTTGGTTCATTCATGAGCCTCTTGTGTTTTCCAATGTGCAGAGGCCAGAGAGTGGAAGAAATGGATGAAGACTATCAGCAATTTCATTTAATCCTTTTCTGCAAGAGGTAACAACAATACCATTGTACATCtctttcaattataaaaataatcaaaagcaACCTTAGTTCAAAAATATAGTAATGATGTGCCTAAAAATTTACTGatctaaaacaaaactagAGCAGAAGCATGAAGGAGAAGAGCCTACACCATTTGCTTCATTCTTGCTATTTTAGGTGTCATTTCAAGTCTGTTGAACCCACAGCTTCTCAATTTCTTGAAaacgatgaaaagaaaaaaacctttCTTACTCCCGATTAGGTACGTCCTTCACTGATTTAGTCCAATCATGTTTAAATTTCATCTCTAAGCGGACATTTTGTAGATTGCTGAGCATTTTAGGAATATgagatttaatatttgtgaAATAGAATTATAGAATAGTACATAAATGTTAGCATAACTATTGCTCCACAAAGGTTGAAAGGAAACTACTAATGCCTTGACTGACATTGGAAAAAAAACGTTGGACTTCTGGGGTGAACTTCTTTTGGTTAAACTACAAGTTAGTTCTTGATCCACTCAGCTAAAAAGGTTCCTAGTaagttcaattttcaaaattgagtCTATAAAGTTTGTCGTTTTTACCCTAAAAAAATTTCGGTAGGACATAATTGATTAGCTTTCGAATCTCTTGAAAATACTATCTGTTGTTAAATTCTAGAATGGACATcactattttaaattcttgattCTAGCCTAGTCATGTACAACATAGGACTCTCTGTGGGGGATATAATATGAATTACACACAATTTGACGTGGGTATATAATGTAGATACAAATTGACATTAGGGCAtcactattttaattattttgggcattcgataatgaaaatgaatattgattTGGTATATAGGTTACATAAATATTCAAGAGAGCAAAATTATCAGAACGTCATGAGCTTCGTCAATCTTGCTCTCTCGGTtacaaatttgttcaaattcTTTCTCAATCGTGCACAAGCCAAGAGAGTGGTGAGCGGATATGAGTGAACATTGTTAGTTCCCTTAAGAATATTGTTAGTTAGGGAAAGCAGGATTCATGCATAAGTAGAGGAGGCAGAAGTATCTTTAGGCTCGAATTCGACTGGGAGCTCTCGATTTCTCCCATTGGTTGTAAGatgacaaaaattttaaatatggtggtagttataatatatagtaattacaattataatcATACCATCTCTATCAAAGGACAAAAGCAAAAGATTTctgatttaattttagaaagaaaaaactttggTTTCATTGCCAACATTTCTCCTCGAAAGAAGTAGGAGGCATCTTTGCGAGACAGTCTTGTCAATTGCTTCCATAGATAGGTACATAGCCCAACTTTCGTGCAAAGAAACTatagttgaaaatataatgtaCATTTCTTCCAAttataaaagaagagagaagattGAATACAAAGCAATACCTAATGTTATGGCCTATAAATCTATTGATGCAAAAACAAGACCCACACACCATAAGGAATTCAGTTAGCAGAGCTGGATTATTTGGTATTACTCGAAAAAACAGTAAAGATAAACCACCTTGATGTCTTTTCTGTCTCGTCTCAAGTCTCTCTCGAACCATTGCGTCTCGTAAAGAAACAATTTTGGTCAGCTTCTCAACTGGATTCAGCATCCCCCATCATAACAGAATTATTTTTGAATCATGCTGATGAAAGTTCATCCGAAATCAAGGTTATGTTCTTTACCGATTTAGATGTTTACGTTCACCTCTGCTCCAACATTTTGTAGATTACTTAGCATTGTAGAAATATAAGAATTAAGATCTGCGTCAAATTCCTGAGgaatagaatatgatattACTGTTAAGCTTATTTCCCATGATTGAtgaaacaaatgaataaatcGTGTGTAATTTATTAGACCTTTCtatgttcttctttttggtGCTCGCTAACTTGTGACGGCCATTCATTGACCATCTTTTGGATCTCGGTCATAAAGTCCGACTTGGAATTCGAAAAAACCtggcattaaaaaaaaaacagaatgaGATACGACTCTTCAAGACTCGATCACCCACTCGTTTATGTTTTTGTCTTCTATCCATGGTGCCGACAATTAAGAACTCAAATGCGAATATACAAAGATTAACATTTTAGGTGAAAATTCtctaaatatcaaaatagaGGACGTCTAGAGTTGATAAATCAAGACTTGTTCATTAGAGAAAGAATGTTGAGAACAGCAGTCACCTGATAAATTTCATGAATGATAGCAGCAGCTTCCTCA of the Cucumis sativus cultivar 9930 chromosome 3, Cucumber_9930_V3, whole genome shotgun sequence genome contains:
- the LOC101218900 gene encoding CASP-like protein 1E1, with protein sequence MSGCGKLEVILRVLGFLLSLVAAIVMGVDKETKVVPITISSNLPPFPIVVVAKWHYVSAFVYLLATNVIASSYGLLSLMLTLSNKNRSNNVLTLLIIVLDTVTVALLSSGTGAALAIGVMGYEGNSHVGWNKVCDTFGRFCKQVAASALLSLAGAIVFLLLLILALVGLLKRLK
- the LOC101207067 gene encoding aspartic proteinase CDR1; translated protein: MSPNHCLGNTILFLLFTIFESKGMHMVSNEVGFTARLIHHDSPLSPFYNHTMTDTARIEATVHRSRSRLNYLYYINKLSENALDNDVSLSPTLVNEGGEYLMSFNIGNPSSQVMGFLDTSNGLIWVQCSNCNSQCEPEKRGLTTKFLSSKSFTYEMEPCGSNFCNSLTGFQTCNSSDKWCKYRLVYGDNKATSGILSSDSFGFDTSDGMLVDVGFLNFGCSEAPLTGDEQSYTGNVGLNQTPLSLISQLGIKKFSYCLVPFNNLGSTSKMYFGSLPVTSGGQTPLLYPNSDAYYVKVLGISIGNDEPHFDGVFDVYEVRDGWIIDTGITYSSLETDAFDSLLAKFLTLKDFPQRKDDPKERFELCFELQNANDLESFPDVTVHFDGADLILNVESTFVKIEDDGIFCLALLRSGSPVSILGNFQLQNYHVGYDLEAQVISFAPVDCADS
- the LOC101219139 gene encoding transcription factor bHLH95 — its product is MEACSDSVIPLFPLILPVHHFEATEKEASASRKRCRALEANGGVQKKEKEKRKEMSESFDVLRSLVPNLSPKATRETIVSGAIQFIEFLQKQLMRLEMEKKSSESVALLPNTNSDSSGGINGDGVIVSISGNIVLFGVIIASVQRGIVTQILLVFERHKAEVLAANVVVSHGNLTLTVTASVHGYVENTIEQIRNDILGLKK